From a single Ciconia boyciana chromosome 6, ASM3463844v1, whole genome shotgun sequence genomic region:
- the FEN1 gene encoding flap endonuclease 1 — protein MGIHGLAKLIADVAPGAIRENDIKSYFGRKVAIDASMSIYQFLIAVRQGAEVLQNEEGETTSHLMGMFYRTIRMVENGIKPVYVFDGKPPQLKSGELAKRTERRVEAEKHLQEAQEAGEENNIEKYSKRLVKVTQQHTDECKKLLTLMGIPYVEAPGEAEASCATLVKAGKVYAAATEDMDCLTFGSPVLMRHLTASETKKLPIQEFHLNRILQDLDLTWEQFVDLCILLGCDYCESIRGIGPKRAVELIKEHKTIEKIIQQIDTKKYPLPENWLHKEAQKLFLEPDVVNPNSVELKWTEPNEEQLVQFMCGEKQFNEERIRNGVKRLSKSRQGSTQGRLDDFFKVTGSITSAKRKEPETKGSAKKKAKTNNAAAAKTKKGK, from the coding sequence ATGGGAATCCATGGCCTGGCCAAGCTTATTGCCGACGTGGCTCCTGGCGCTATCCGGGAGAATGACATCAAGTCTTACTTTGGCCGGAAGGTCGCTATAGATGCCTCCATGAGCATCTACCAGTTCCTGATCGCCGTGCGGCAGGGAGCTGAAGTCCTTCAGAATGAGGAGGGCGAGACCACGAGCCACCTGATGGGCATGTTCTACCGGACCATCCGCATGGTGGAGAACGGTATCAAGCCGGTTTACGTTTTTGACGGCAAGCCCCCGCAGCTGAAATCGGGGGAGCTGGCAAAGCGGACTGAGCGCCGGGTTGAGGCCGAGAAACACCTGCAGGAGGCTCAGGAGGCCGGAGAGGAGAACAACATTGAGAAGTACAGCAAGAGGCTGGTCAAGGTGACCCAGCAGCACACTGATGAGTGCAAGAAGTTACTAACGCTGATGGGCATCCCCTACGTGGAGGCGCCGGGGGAGGCCGAAGCCAGCTGCGCTACCTTGGTGAAGGCCGGGAAGGTCTATGCAGCTGCCACGGAAGATATGGATTGCCTGACCTTCGGCAGTCCGGTACTGATGCGGCATCTTACTGCCAGCGAGACGAAGAAGCTGCCCATCCAGGAGTTTCACCTGAACCGTATTCTGCAGGATCTAGACCTGACCTGGGAGCAGTTTGTGGATCTGTGTATCCTCCTGGGCTGTGACTACTGCGAGAGCATCCGCGGCATTGGGCCCAAGCGTGCTGTTGAGCTCATCAAGGAGCACAAAACCATTGAGAAGATCATTCAGCAGATAGACACCAAGAAGTACCCTCTGCCTGAGAACTGGTTGCACAAAGAGGCCCAGAAGCTTTTTCTAGAGCCTGACGTGGTCAACCCCAACAGCGTAGAGCTGAAGTGGACCGAGCCGAATGAAGAGCAGCTCGTCCAGTTCATGTGCGGGGAGAAGCAGTTCAACGAAGAGCGGATCCGCAACGGGGTCAAGAGGCTGAGCAAAAGCCGGCAGGGCAGCACGCAGGGCCGGCTGGACGACTTCTTCAAGGTGACGGGCTCCATCACATCAGCCAAGCGCAAAGAGCCGGAGACCAAGGGGTCGGCAAAGAAGAAAGCCAAGACCAACAACGCCGCAGCCGCAAAGaccaaaaagggaaaatag
- the TMEM258 gene encoding dolichyl-diphosphooligosaccharide--protein glycosyltransferase subunit TMEM258, whose translation MPRFRVPFRFRRGAGSGGSGGDVSERSGKRDLGDMELEAMSRYTSPVNPAVFPHLTVVLLAIGMFFTAWFFVYEVTSTKYTRDIYKELLISLVASLFMGFGVLFLLLWVGIYV comes from the exons ATGCCCCGCTTCCGCGTTCCTTTCCGCTTccggcggggggcgggcagcggcgggagcggcggcgaCGTGTCGGAGCGGAGCGGGAAGCGGGACCTGGGCGACATG GAGCTGGAGGCGATGAGCAGATACACCAGCCCGGTGAACCCGGCCGTTTTCCCGCACCTCACCGTGGTGCTGCTGGCCATCGGCATGTTCTTCACCGCCTGGTTCTTCGT CTACGAGGTGACTTCTACCAAGTACACGCGGGACATCTACAAGGAGCTGTTGATCTCACTAGTGGCCTCGCTCTTCATGGGCTTCGGCgtcctcttcctgctgctgtgggtcGGTATCTACGTCTGA
- the MYRF gene encoding myelin regulatory factor isoform X3, whose translation MNPPFSNPHLLRTMTPENMCHMTPPSRLEHPPPPPPPPPPHLQGPPPPPPHPHQQQHNPHYPGLQRDMYMKAEPLMPPYGIGQGMAPADLHHAQQSQMLHQLLQQHGADLPVHPAKKRKHSESPPNTLNAQMLNGLIKQEPGMGSVPLNPDRVQTPPWHQPGALSPGLIQDNDSLNGSYLDPNYQSIKWQPHQQNKWATLYDANYKELPMLTYRVDADKGFNFSVGDDAFVCQKKNHFQVTVYIGMLGDPKYVKTPEGLKPLECFYLKLHGVKLEALNQSINIEQSQSDRSKRPFNPVTVNLPPEQVTKVTVGRLHFSETTANNMRKKGKPNPDQRYFMLVVALQAHAQNQNYTLAAHISERIIVRASNPGQFESDSDVLWQRAQLPDTVFHHGRVGINTDRPDEALVVHGNVKVMGSLMHPSDVRVKEDIQEVDTTEQLKRISRMRLVHYNYKPEFAATVGIDNTSETGVIAQEVKEILPEAVKDTGDLVFSNGKTLENFLVVNKERIFMENVGAVKELCKLTDNLETRIDELERWSHKLAKLKRLDSMKSTVSSGAFSQTGSQFSRAGSVPHKKRPHKVASKSPSVVPEQACISQRFLQGTIIALVVIMAFSVVSMSTLYVLSLRSEEDLVDIDGSSQNFDKTQMVRSTAASDRASGRTPTYHVTEDTHDLVFSLPGHSVLACFSPPCFSMCCSAAPTNVSSVALSETSPTHATNRTDQSQTSFLPVTNIKAKSRGITGKATSYTKWPKTPDRSQSFGSPNASPSSPFTHIQGKSKYISNLSLSRSNSPLGQARQQRSIKQPVSEWPRTEDPGTDGPSPVLQSVRIVEINMAIQSQYCAAADACRTGNFTYRIPVNQLTAVNTNLTLEMNSSSAVSISLCGLVSSDPCQDAASTNSSTDATDAQETTHRWPLVMMSFREFTYHFRVAQPGRANCSTAPEQMGHLFTDYYFQFYWLCE comes from the exons ATGAACCCGCCGTTCAGCA ATCCTCACCTCCTCCGGACCATGACCCCCGAAAACATGTGCCACATGACTCCCCCTTCTCGCCTGGAGCACCCTCCACCGCCgcctccacctccacccccccaccttCAGGGTCCCCCGCCGCCACCCCCTCACCcgcaccagcagcagcacaacccTCACTACCCCGGCCTGCAGCGGGACATGTACATGAAGGCTGAGCCCCTGATGCCACCGTACGGCATCGGGCAGGGCATGGCGCCTGCCGACCTCCACCATGCCCAGCAGTCGCAGATGCTGCACCAGCTACTCCAGCAACATGGAGCAGA CCTCCCGGTGCACCCTGCTAAGAAGCGGAAACACTCCGAGTCGCCCCCCAACACCCTCAATGCACAGATGCTCAACGGGCTGATAAAGCAGGAGCCAGGTATGGGGTCTGTGCCACTCAACCCTGACAGAGTCCAAACGCCTCCCTGGCACCAGCCGGGAGCGCTCTCACCAG GCCTGATTCAAGATAACGACAGCTTGAATGGCTCCTACCTGGATCCCAACTACCAGTCCATAAAGTGGCAGCCACATCAACAGAACAAGTGGGCAACTCTGTATGATGCTAACTACAAAGAACT CCCGATGCTCACGTACCGCGTGGATGCTGACAAGGGGTTCAACTTCTCAGTGGGTGATGACGCCTTTGTGTGCCAGAAGAAGAATCACTTCCAGGTCACGGTCTACATCGGCATGCTTGGAGATCCCAAGTATGTGAAGACCCCCGAGGGCCTGAAACCCTTAGAGTGCTTCTACCTGAAGCTGCATGGAGTGAAG CTAGAGGCCTTGAACCAGTCGATCAATATAGAGCAGTCGCAGTCTGACCGCAGCAAACGGCCCTTCAACCCTGTGAC ggTCAACCTGCCTCCAGAGCAGGTCACCAAGGTCACCGTGGGGCGGCTGCACTTCAGCGAGACCACGGCCAACAACATGCGGAAGAAAGGCAAACCCAACCCAGACCAGAG GTATTTCATGCTCGTGGTAGCTTTGCAGGCACACGCGCAGAACCAGAACTACACGCTGGCAGCCCACATCTCTGAGCGCATCATCGTCAGA GCCTCCAACCCTGGCCAGTTTGAGAGCGACAGCGATGTGCTCTGGCAGCGGGCACAGCTCCCTGACACTGTTTTTCACCACGGCCGGGTTGGCATCAACACAGACCGCCCCGATGAAGCCCTTGTGGTCCATGGCAATGTGAAGGTCATGGGTTCGCTGATGCACCCTTCAGACGTCCGAGTGAAGGAGGACATCCAGGAG GTGGAcaccacagagcagctgaagaGGATCTCCCGTATGCGGCTAGTACACTACAACTACAAGCCCGAGTTTGCAGCCACGGTGGGCATTGACAACACCTCTGAGACAG GCGTCATTGCTCAGGAGGTAAAGGAGATCCTCCCTGAAGCTGTGAAGGACACCGGGGACCTGGTCTTTTCCAATGGGAAGACCCTTGAGAACTTCCTGGTGGTGAACAAG GAGCGCATCTTCATGGAGAACGTGGGAGCTGTGAAGGAACTGTGCAAACTGACGGACAACCTGGAGACCCGTATTGATGAGCTGGAGAGGTGGAGTCACAAGCTGGCCAAGCTCAAGCGGCTGGACAGCATGAAGTCAACCGTGAGCTCTGGGGCATTCAG CCAAACAGGAAGCCAGTTCAGCCGTGCGGGAAGCGTGCCCCACAAAAAGAGGCCCCACAAAGTAGCCAGCAAG TCACCGTCAGTTGTCCCGGAACAGGCCTGCATCAGCCAGCGCTTCCTGCAGGGCACCATCATTGCCCTGGTCGTCATCATGGCATTCAG tgTGGTGTCCATGTCCACGCTCTACGTGCTGAGCTTGCGCAGTGAAGAGGACCTTGTGGATATCGATGG gtCAAGCCAGAACTTTGATAAAACGCAGATGGTGCGATCCACAGCTGCGTCAGACAGAGCCAGCGGCAGGACCCCCACATACCACG TCACAGAGGACACACATGACTTAGTCTTCAGCTTACCTGGTCACAGCGTGCTAGCCTGCTTCAGCCCACCGTGTTTCTCcatgtgctgctctgctgctcccaccAATGTCTCCTCTGTTGCCCTCTCTGAGACCAGCCCCACTCATGCCACTAACCGGACAG ACCAAAGTCAGACCTCATTCCTGCCAGTGACAAATATCAAAGCCAAATCCAGGGGCATCACCGGGAAAGCGACATCCTACACCAAGTGGCCAAAGACACCTGACAGGTCTCAGAGCTTCGGCAGCCCCAATGCcagcccctcctcccccttcacCCACATCCAGGGCAAATCCAAGTACATCTCCAACCTCTCGCTCTCCCGCAGCAACTCCCCGCTGGGGCAGGCCCGGCAGCAGCGCAGCATCAAGCAGCCGGTGAGCGAGTGGCCCCGCACGGAGGATCCCGGCACGGATG GGCCAAGCCCAGTGCTGCAGTCTGTCCGGATCGTGGAGATCAATATGGCCATCCAGTCCCAGTACTGCGCAGCCGCTGACGCATGCAG GACTGGAAACTTCACCTACCGCATCCCTGTCAACCAGCTCACAGCAGTGAACACCAACCTGACCCTGGAGATGAA ctcctcctctgctgtgtCCATCTCCCTTTGTGGCCTTGTCTCCAGTGACCCCTGCCAGGATGCTGCGAGCACGAACAGCTCCACCGATGCCACAGACGCACAG gaAACAACGCACCGTTGGCCTCTCGTGATGATGTCTTTCCGGGAGTTTACCTACCACTTCAGAGTAGCACAGCCT GGCCGAGCCAACTGCAGCACTGCTCCCGAGCAGATGGGACACCTTTTCACTGactattattttcagttttactggCTTTGTGAGTGA